CTGATATCAAAATAAATGAATAAATAACAGAGAAAATAATCAAAATCCAATAAAGGATTAATTTTAATCAATTGCATCATTATAGTGCATGTAAGAATGATGAGATGAGTAACCCATCAACACAGGGTTACTCAAATTGCAGGAAGGATTACCGTTCTGCTACCAGACGAATAATATCTTCATCTTCACTCGTTTTTTGGTTCTCAGTAACCTTTTCATTGGCTTTTTCAGGTTCGTTAGCTTCGCACAAGCGGCGTAACAGTACATTCTGCCGTTTTTGCTGATCCAGCAATGCCTCAAGCAGTTCAATCTGTTCGTTAGTCCGGGAACTGGCACGGTTGATGAAAAACCACAAGATGAGCCCAATAATAAGAACTACTACCGATACGACCAAAGACGCAATGTTCATCACGCCTGAATTTACAACTTCGTTCATTTAACCACCTCTAAGTAGAGGCGCCATTTTACCACTGCTACGCAGGAAGGAAATCTACTGATGAAAAAATGATATCACCATGGGATGAACTGATTGATGGCACAAATTCCGCTGAAAAATTGCACATCCTGATCGCACATTATGTTGAATACCTGCATCCATAACAGCAAGAAAGCCAGCATAGCGGCAACCAGAACGACCCATCGAAACTTTTTCACTCCAATCTCCGTTTAACCTATCTTCTGCCTTTAAACTATCATGCGTTAGTTAAACAACGTCTAACCATGTCGATATTCGTGCTTTTTCGGAATGATACGCTTGCTTCAGTCCATATTGCCGCTACGATTAAGCAAACAAAAAGAGAAGAGGTCGTAATGCGATTCATCATTCGCACAATTATCTTGATAGCACTGGTATGGACAGGATTATTACTCAGCGGATATGGCGTTCTGATTGGAAGCAAGGAAAATGCTGCCGGATTAGGGCTGCAATGCACATATCTCACCGCCCGAAGCACAAGCACGGTGCAATATCTACATACTAAAAGTGGATTTTTGGGGATTACA
The DNA window shown above is from Escherichia sp. E4742 and carries:
- a CDS encoding YebO family protein, with protein sequence MNEVVNSGVMNIASLVVSVVVLIIGLILWFFINRASSRTNEQIELLEALLDQQKRQNVLLRRLCEANEPEKANEKVTENQKTSEDEDIIRLVAER
- the mgrB gene encoding PhoP/PhoQ regulator MgrB; this translates as MKKFRWVVLVAAMLAFLLLWMQVFNIMCDQDVQFFSGICAINQFIPW
- a CDS encoding YobH family protein is translated as MRFIIRTIILIALVWTGLLLSGYGVLIGSKENAAGLGLQCTYLTARSTSTVQYLHTKSGFLGITDCPLLRKSNIVVDND